In one Epinephelus moara isolate mb chromosome 6, YSFRI_EMoa_1.0, whole genome shotgun sequence genomic region, the following are encoded:
- the LOC126391708 gene encoding uncharacterized protein LOC126391708 yields MAEGGEAELFPPAKRTKSVVWDHFGYWKNPLCPNFREHQKNEWSWKDWRKSQSQGKDLLLPCWAPVPSRLCSQAAAQRKLCGACRRQRPVYLAVVLEYLTAEILELAGNAARNNKKTRIIPCHLQLAVATTRSSTSCWTESPS; encoded by the coding sequence atggctgaagGAGGCGAAGCTGAACTTTTCCCACCTGCGAAAAGGACAAAGTCGGTGGTGTGGGACCATTTTGGCTATTGGAAGAACCCACTTTGTCCCAACTTTAGAGAGCATCAGAAAAATGAGTGGTCGTGGAAAGACTGGAGGAAAAGCCAGAGCCAAGGGAAAGACCTGCTCCTCCCGTGCTGGGCTCCAGTTCCCAGTCGCCTGTGTTCACAGGCTGCTGCGCAAAGGAAACTATGTGGAGCGTGTCGGCGCCAGCGCCCCGTCTACCTGGCGGTTGTGTTGGAGTATCTGACCGCTGAGATCCTGGAATTGGCTGGAAACGCTGCCCGCAACAACAAGAAGACCCGTATCATCCCCTGTCACCTGCAGCTGGCTGTCGCAACGACGAGGAGCTCAACAAGCTGCTGGACTGAGTCACCATCGTGA
- the si:dkeyp-84f3.5 gene encoding zinc finger protein 135, which produces MPSAYRQNNPIMEKQKSLNTVASTQYGGESSTFICTECGDGFSQYSHVLTHMAIHGPLESFSFDGSSNGFEVPREYVLQENGTLTVVNGLESHPSVKPASPGVLPSHFPTPVKPVSPTLRPQPSPYRDVFRPKPSDLNLDKSRQGHYRCEICSRSFNTLQSLHRHQQYRNTERGYKCTLCCKIFEGRQDLKKHLQDHANERFLCCSHCGKRFLKVDALNAHQKENHPSPKATALGKSVNKQEKKIEKTYPCRKCKLNFFWMSDFQTHSLHHCKGKERNATLANEIELEVNSKNTEDTPLENCYRNGTSVDVKNGDSKIFSDTGNEIDTASSFTPYRCGLCGDRFQKLTTLKEHHLTHQTQEEIDKLNQESQKTFKRRMPPKARRRRGGNPNGKLHPCKHCHRVFNHSSSLSRHMRYHKGTMHTCSFCGRHFPQRCDLRRHVAMYHKSEMEKKPGLKHLHTNPQNGSAPSSLNGEKTPGSPDEKNKSSSDNEQTGSPEQSRGKPGKAGRVNYKCQECGKRFGLLCVYQRHLRYHKKEPSKCPKCPAQFRNPSSLELHLQNHPNTGETNDVGQTSQGTGSSEDPVLEKGNAEDIEDDYMDHTADDKEKSSEDLYECTECTETFSCLDTFLQHQTSHGSENNG; this is translated from the coding sequence ATGCCATCAGCATATCGCCAGAATAATCCCATCATGGAAAAGCAGAAATCATTGAATACTGTTGCTTCAACACAGTATGGAGGGGAATCAAGTACCTTCATCTGCACTGAGTGTGGTGATGGGTTCAGTCAGTACTCTCATGTGTTGACCCACATGGCCATTCATGGACCTTTGGAGTCATTTTCCTTTGATGGCTCATCCAATGGATTTGAAGTCCCTCGAGAATATGTGCTACAAGAAAATGGTACGCTGACAGTTGTTAATGGCTTGGAGTCACATCCTTCTGTAAAACCAGCATCTCCTGGAGTCCTGCCATCACATTTCCCAACACCTGTCAAACCAGTATCTCCAACTCTGAGGCCACAGCCCTCTCCTTATAGAGATGTATTCAGACCAAAGCCATCAGACTTGAACTTGGACAAGTCTCGTCAGGGCCATTACCGTTGTGAAATATGTAGCAGATCATTTAATACACTGCAGAGTTTACATCGCCACCAGCAGTATCGAAACACAGAGCGAGGTTACAAGTGTACTTTGTGTTGTAAGATCTTTGAAGGTAGACAGGACCTTAAGAAACACCTCCAAGACCATGCCAATGAAAGGTTTCTCTGTTGTAGTCACTGTGGTAAGCGATTCCTTAAAGTGGATGCACTTAATGCTcatcaaaaagaaaatcaccCCTCCCCCAAGGCTACAGCTTTGGGTAAATCTGTGAATaagcaggaaaaaaagataGAGAAAACGTATCCCTGTAGGAAGTGCAAGTTGAATTTTTTCTGGATGTCAGATTTTCAGACACATTCGTTGCACCATTGCAAAGGAAAAGAGCGTAATGCTACTTTAGCAAATGAAATCGAACTTGAAGTGAACTCTAAAAACACAGAAGACACCCCACTTGAAAACTGCTACCGTAATGGCACATCTGTTGACGTTAAGAATGGAGATAGTAAAATCTTTAGCGACACTGGCAATGAGATTGATACCGCCTCCTCTTTTACACCATACAGATGTGGTTTATGTGGGGATCGTTTCCAAAAGCTAACCACTCTGAAAGAGCATCATCTCACACATCAAACTCAGGAGGAAATAGATAAGCTGAACCAAGaatcacaaaaaacatttaagcgAAGAATGCCACCTAAAGCTAGACGTAGGAGAGGGGGTAATCCAAATGGCAAGTTGCATCCCTGCAAGCACTGTCATCGTGTCTTTAATCATTCTAGTAGTTTATCTCGCCACATGAGATACCATAAGGGTACGATGCACACGTGTTCATTTTGTGGAAGACATTTTCCACAGCGCTGTGATTTGAGAAGGCATGTAGCCATGTATCACAAATCTGAAATGGAAAAGAAACCAGGTTTAAAACACTTGCACACAAACCCACAAAATGGGTCTGCCCCCAGTTCTCTCAATGGTGAGAAAACTCCAGGCTCTCCTGACGAGAAAAATAAGAGCTCCTCTGACAATGAACAAACAGGATCACCAGAGCAGTCAAGAGGGAAACCCGGAAAAGCAGGCCGAGTTAACTACAAGTGCCAGGAATGTGGAAAGAGATTTGGGCTGTTGTGTGTATACCAACGGCACTTGCGCTATCACAAAAAGGAACCTAGTAAGTGCCCCAAGTGTCCAGCTCAATTCAGGAACCCCTCATCCCTTGAGCTTCACCTTCAGAATCACCCAAACACAGGGGAAACAAATGATGTTGGACAAACATCTCAAGGCACTGGTTCCAGTGAGGACCCTGTCCTAGAAAAGGGTAATGCAGAGGACATAGAGGATGACTACATGGACCATACTGCAGATGATAAAGAAAAGTCTTCAGAGGATCTTTACGAATGCACTGAGTGCACTGAGACATTCTCATGTTTGGACACGTTTCTTCAGCACCAGACCTCTCATGGCTCAGAAAACAATGGGTAA